Within Lolium rigidum isolate FL_2022 chromosome 5, APGP_CSIRO_Lrig_0.1, whole genome shotgun sequence, the genomic segment gtgtcttgggtgaaagataaacaaataaaaaaagaaaaaatggtgtaaaataaattaaaatttgaaaaaacttaaaactatatgccgagggttttgccgttgGCATAgccaaaaataattttttttggaatttttttttaaattttttttttttgaaaatagaaatgtgaatttttaaatttgtatgccgacggttttgccgtcggtGTAGCatcctacgccgacggcaatagtAACTCTGCCGAGGGAGGTAGTCGCCGAGGAGATATGTcgagggcggccctcggcgtagcctatgcCAACAGCCAAaacaggctacgccgagggttcccgaCCCTCGTCATAtcggccattcctgtagtgaagtGGCATAGGTGATGCTGCTGATCGAACACAACCGTGGAATTAAAACGTATAGAGTTTGCTTGGACACGCAACTAAACCGTACAACAGCATATATCAGGCGCGCCCGCGGCTATAAATTCCTCCAATCACCATCTGCAGACCACAACTCCTCCGAGAACATCAAGAGCAATGGAATCATCCATGGCGCCCTCTCGTGTCCTCCATGTGCTGGCGCTCCTCATCCTCACAGTCGCCATCGCCAGTGAtgctgccaccatcaccgtcgtgAACAAATGCTCCTACACGGTGTGGCCAGGCGCGCTTCCGGGCGGCGGCGTGCGCCTCGACCCGGGCAGGTCATGGACGCTCAACATGCTGGCCGGCACCGCGGCCGCCAGGGTGTGGCCGCGCACCGGGTGCAGCTTTGACGGCAGCGGCCGCGGCCACTGCATCACGGGCGACTGCGCCGGTGCGCTGGTGTGCCGTGTCTCCGGCGAGCAGCCCGCCACGCTGGCCGAGTACACCCTGGGGCAGGGCGGAGGGCGGGACTTCTTCGACCTCTCCGTCGTCGACGGGTTCAACGTGCCCATGAACTTCCAGCCGGTCGGTGGAGCTTCGTGCCGGGGAGCGAGCTGCGCCGCGGACATCACGAGGCTGTGCCCGCCGGAGCTGCAGGTGGCGGAAGGGTGCGCGAGCGCGTGCGGCAAGTTCGGCGGCGACACCTACTGCTGCAGGGGCCAGTTCACCGACCACTGCCCGGCGACCAACTACTCAAGGTTCTTCAAGGGGAAATGCCCCGACGCGTACAGCTACGCCAAGGATGACCAGACCAGCACCTTCACCTGCCCTGCCGGAACAAACTACCAGATCGTCCTCTGCCCGTAGATGGATCATGATGAGACCCCAGCCGTACGGGTACGGCCGTTATATCAATATACGTATGAATAAGTACTACTCGATGTCGTCTTGTACAACTACACGTGAGCATGCATCGATCCTTTGTATGTGGTATGCCACACATGTATGCAAGGCTGGTGCGTGTATATCCACCCAATGAAATAAATGTATAATTACGTAATAAAATTAAATGTCACGCATTGTTTTCTCAAACGATCCAAGAAACAATTTTCAAGCATAACTAGCAAAGCTAGTGGTGCGATGGCAGCCAAAGTGATTGCAAAATTACATTTTATCAAATACGTGGCAACAATTAATTTGTCAGACAAGCGCCACTGCAAAGATGATTGTAAATGATGCATCTCACAGTAAAATATTTCAAAAATTGTGGGAAGAGATTATCCCGAGTTTCCTCCGAAGTAGACTACTACATTAATGACTGTCCTGCGAAGTACTGCTGGTCCAGCTACTGCGAGGATGACGACTATGGCGACAAGGAATTTCATGCTGCCTACGGTGTCCATACCAATTGGTACCAGGATTCTCGTGATACTCATCACATCACGAGTGAACTCGACAATCTGACGTTCGGGGACACATATAAGGGCTACGACAAGGTCAACACTGCTAATAGGCAAGTTATGAGTATATCCCGTATTGGACACTCAATACTTCGTAATCTTACTCAAAATTTTCATCTTCGCAATGTCTTCCATGTCCCTAACGCATCCAAAAACCTACTCTCCGTCCATCGCTTCGCATATGATAATGGTGTCTTCATAGAGTTTCACCCATTCTTCTTTTTGATTAAGGATCAGATACAACGAAAAATCATACATAGAGGATGGTGTGTTGGCGGCCTTTATCCCCTTATTTCATCCATTGCCTCTTCAAGACTTATGAAGCATGCCTTTGTTGCCACCATGTTGTCCCAGTCTCGGAATAGTCGTCTAGTTCGCTAAGAGTCATCGGCTACCCTATCAGATTTCCACCACTGTATATACACATTTTCTTTACAATTAGTCTTTTTTGATGTATGGAATCATTCACCTACTTATGTTGTTCGTCATTAGTACTATGTAAATTTTATTGATGACTACAGCAAGTCCACTTGCATTTATTTGGTCAAGCACAAGTCGGATGTCTTAGTTGGCTTTGTCAATTTCCAAAAACTTGTTGAAAGAAAATTTTCATAGGAAATTCTTACCGTTCAATCTGATCGGGGGTGTGTATGTCAAACTCAACTCCCTTTTTCAAACAACGGGAATTAATCACCATGTCTCATGTCCACATGCTTACAAGCATAATGGCTCTGCTAAATGAAAGCATCATCACATTGTTGAGGTTGCCCTTGCTCTCGTTGCTCATGCTGGTATGCCcctaaaattttgggatgaagccttcctCAATATGTGTCTTTGGAACATATCCTAATTACTCCTCTCTTTGTGTTTTTGGATGTGCATGCTGGTCCAACCTTCGCCCATATAACAAGCGCAAACTTGTGTTTCACTCCACACAATGTGTCTTACTAAGCTATAGTCCGCGTCATAAAGGAGCTAAATGCCTTGAAGTCTCTACCGCTTAAGTTTACACATCTCCTGCGATTTTTTTTATGATTCTATATTTCATTTCAAATCCCTACATCCTAATGCTGGTGGGATCCTTCGAAAATAAATCCTTCTACCCAATCCTTCACTTCACAATTTTTAGCAAGGGGACGATGCTATTTGTGATTCATCTATGGAAAATACACATGCTACTAATCCTTTTTTCATCCATGTTCCTTATGTTCTGCAGGACGCAGCTCGTCAAAATGCAGCAGGAAAAAATTTGAGCCAAATTGGAGCTTCGAATCGATCACACAACTCTTTTCCATTTTCAGTTTAAAAACAATTGGTGGCACATGATCCAACACCGATTATCTTTCCGAATTTGCTCTGGTGTGTCCGATGATTGCGTCGGATCGTGCGTTGTCATACCGGCATGACACTACCACAAACTGGTCTTTTCCCCACGGCTAAGCACCTACAGGAAATTACCAAATACCGTCAGGGTAATTGTTCCTGTCAGTTGACCGACAGGAAAATACCGCCAGGGATAAATTGACAGGGAAATTCTAAATGCCTGACGGTTGGCTGACAGGAAACTATTTCCTGTCGGTTCTTCATGTTTTCCTGAAGGTGTTCTGTAGCTAACATCAAAATGTTCATGTCAGGCATGGTAAAACACGAACATATATATCCTGTCAGGACATAACCGTCAGGAAAAATAAGGAAGGATTAACAAAAAAAAGGAAAGCAGAATCATGTTTCTATATAACTATGCCAGTACTTGGCATATACAAAAGATACACATCAAACCAGTCGCTTACATGAACAGTAGAGTTATGAAATCACATCTATTGTCATACAATTCCATAGAATTTTCGTACATGCATCAAATCTCAACATAAACACAAGTTCAACCATTTCAAAACGCACAGGTGCATCAAGTAAATATTTAGTAGAGGAGATCTTATGTTCCATGATGCTTTTTCTGCAACTTGAGTTTTAAGGTTCTCTTTATGATGATCCTGCAATGGATATAATTGAACTTTTAAAAGTGTGCCAAATGTCACACTAAACAGTGCAAAGTTGCAAAGGTTGCTACAAAAAGATAGCAGGAAGcagaaataatatctaaaagataTAATCAGCAGAATCTACTTGGCACCTCAGTTCCTCACATCAACTTTGGCATATACACCTAACTTATTTCAGCAAAATTACGATGTAGCAATATCAGTTTTAACCAAGATGATTCTGTGAGAAATAGCGGCAGAAACTTCAAGTTGAAATAGACCAGTTTCAGCAAAATTATGATCTAGTAATATCAGTTTTAACCAAGATGGTTCTGCGAGAAATAGTAGCAGAAACTTCAAG encodes:
- the LOC124656650 gene encoding pathogenesis-related 5 protein Cup a 3-like, yielding MESSMAPSRVLHVLALLILTVAIASDAATITVVNKCSYTVWPGALPGGGVRLDPGRSWTLNMLAGTAAARVWPRTGCSFDGSGRGHCITGDCAGALVCRVSGEQPATLAEYTLGQGGGRDFFDLSVVDGFNVPMNFQPVGGASCRGASCAADITRLCPPELQVAEGCASACGKFGGDTYCCRGQFTDHCPATNYSRFFKGKCPDAYSYAKDDQTSTFTCPAGTNYQIVLCP